The proteins below are encoded in one region of Mycolicibacterium neworleansense:
- a CDS encoding DUF1416 domain-containing protein: MCSAPKQGLTLPAGVDLEKETVITGRVVDGSGQAVGGAFVRLLDSSDEFTAEVVASATGDFRFFAAPGTWTLRALSPAGNGDASVAPAGAGIHEVDVKVA; this comes from the coding sequence ATGTGCTCTGCACCCAAGCAAGGACTGACGTTGCCGGCCGGCGTCGACCTGGAGAAGGAAACCGTCATCACCGGTCGTGTGGTGGACGGCTCCGGCCAGGCGGTCGGCGGTGCATTCGTGCGCCTGCTGGATTCCAGCGACGAGTTCACCGCTGAGGTTGTGGCCTCGGCTACCGGTGACTTCCGCTTCTTCGCCGCTCCGGGCACCTGGACGCTGCGCGCCCTGTCCCCCGCGGGCAATGGCGACGCCAGCGTGGCCCCGGCCGGTGCCGGGATCCACGAGGTCGACGTCAAGGTCGCCTGA
- a CDS encoding aminodeoxychorismate lyase has protein sequence MASHPAVLVTLDGQVHDPDVPLLHADDLAAVRGDGVFETLLVRDGRPCLLEAHLGRLTQSAKMLDLPEPDLDAWRAAVAQGAARWTAENDGDGVLRLVYSRGRESGGPATAFLTVGALADRVAVVRRDGLAAITLDRGLPLNAGDMPWLAAGAKTLSYAVNMAALRHAERHGAGDVIFVSSDGYLLEGPRSTVVIATEGDDGQPVLLTPPPWYPILRGTTQQALFEVARNKGYDCDFRALKPADLLSAQGVWLISSITLAARVHTLDGQPLPAAPLAADISGLVDAAIVSDR, from the coding sequence ATGGCGAGCCATCCAGCGGTACTGGTCACCCTCGACGGGCAGGTCCACGACCCCGATGTCCCGCTGCTGCATGCCGACGACCTGGCGGCGGTCCGCGGAGACGGGGTTTTCGAGACCCTGCTGGTACGCGACGGCAGGCCCTGCCTGTTGGAGGCGCACCTGGGGCGGTTGACGCAGTCCGCCAAGATGCTCGACCTGCCGGAGCCGGACCTCGACGCCTGGCGGGCCGCGGTCGCGCAGGGAGCCGCGCGCTGGACGGCCGAAAACGACGGCGACGGGGTGCTGCGCCTGGTGTACAGCCGTGGACGGGAGAGCGGGGGACCGGCGACGGCGTTCCTTACCGTCGGTGCGCTGGCCGACCGGGTGGCGGTGGTGCGGCGGGACGGGCTGGCGGCGATCACCCTGGACCGCGGTCTGCCCCTGAACGCCGGCGACATGCCGTGGCTGGCCGCGGGTGCCAAGACCCTGTCGTATGCGGTGAACATGGCCGCACTGCGGCATGCCGAACGTCACGGCGCCGGCGACGTGATCTTCGTCAGCTCCGACGGCTACCTGCTGGAGGGACCCCGTTCCACCGTGGTGATCGCCACCGAGGGTGACGACGGCCAGCCGGTCCTGCTCACGCCGCCGCCGTGGTACCCGATCCTGCGGGGCACCACTCAACAGGCACTGTTCGAGGTGGCCCGCAACAAGGGCTATGACTGCGACTTCCGTGCTCTCAAGCCGGCGGATCTGTTGAGCGCGCAAGGGGTTTGGCTGATCTCGAGCATCACCCTCGCAGCCCGGGTGCACACCCTGGACGGGCAGCCGCTGCCCGCCGCGCCGCTCGCCGCCGACATTTCCGGCCTGGTCGACGCGGCGATCGTCAGCGATCGCTGA
- the lmeA gene encoding mannan chain length control protein LmeA — protein MGDNVPVRKLLIGITATVTALIVGVVGTDFGSAIYAEYRLARNVRTAAGLNWDPWVAILGFPFLTQVRNHRYREIEIRAAGVDHPVVGKASLEATLHGIDITESSWLIRPDAKLPVKKAESRIIMDSTHIGRFMGIDDLLVEAPSRETNDATGGTTESGISSSQGLVFTGTPKESGLDKRVSVSVDLSFADGDDTTLVLTATGILTGPGTADEPVPDDKTAAVLSEFSDTISGQKLPFGISPTTAGARGSDVIIEGIASGVTIDLAGFNRS, from the coding sequence GTGGGCGACAATGTGCCGGTGCGCAAACTGCTGATCGGGATCACCGCGACCGTGACCGCGCTCATCGTGGGGGTCGTCGGCACCGATTTCGGTTCGGCGATCTATGCCGAGTACCGGCTTGCCCGCAACGTCCGCACCGCGGCCGGGCTCAACTGGGATCCGTGGGTCGCCATCCTGGGATTTCCGTTCCTCACCCAGGTCCGCAACCACCGGTACCGGGAGATCGAGATCCGGGCTGCGGGCGTCGACCATCCGGTTGTCGGGAAGGCCTCACTGGAAGCCACGTTGCACGGCATCGACATCACCGAGTCGTCCTGGCTGATCCGGCCCGACGCGAAACTGCCGGTCAAGAAGGCAGAGAGCCGCATCATCATGGACTCCACCCATATCGGCAGGTTCATGGGCATCGACGACCTGCTGGTGGAGGCTCCCTCGCGGGAGACCAATGACGCCACCGGCGGCACCACCGAGTCCGGCATCTCCAGCAGCCAGGGGCTGGTGTTCACCGGCACGCCCAAGGAGTCCGGTCTGGACAAGCGGGTCAGTGTCTCGGTCGACCTGTCCTTCGCCGACGGCGACGACACCACCCTGGTACTGACCGCAACCGGAATCCTGACCGGCCCGGGAACCGCCGACGAGCCCGTGCCCGACGACAAGACCGCGGCCGTGCTGTCCGAGTTCAGCGACACGATCTCAGGGCAGAAACTCCCGTTCGGGATCAGCCCGACCACCGCGGGGGCCCGCGGCTCCGACGTGATCATCGAGGGCATCGCCTCGGGAGTAACGATCGACCTCGCGGGGTTCAACCGATCATGA
- the purF gene encoding amidophosphoribosyltransferase, with protein MTGQQLDDENEPREECGVFGVWAPGEDVAKLTYYGLYALQHRGQEAAGIAVSDGSQILVFKDLGLVSQVFDEQTLAAMPGHVAVGHCRYSTTGSTTWENAQPVFRNTAAGTGVALGHNGNLVNTAELAARAREAGLIDMKGAPTATTDSDILGALLAHGAADATLEQAALELLPTVRGAFCLTFMDENTLYAARDPHGVRPLALGRLDRGWVVASETAALDIVGASFVRDIEPGELLAIDADGVRSTRFANPEPKGCVFEYVYLARPDSTLVGRSVHATRVDIGRRLAREHPIDADLVIGVPESGTPAAVGYAQESGIPFGQGLMKNAYVGRTFIQPSQTIRQLGIRLKLNPLREVIRGKRLIVVDDSIVRGNTQRALVRMLREAGALEVHVRIASPPVRWPCFYGIDFATPAELIANAASAEHEGEMLEAVRHAIGADSLGYISQQGMIAATEQPATRLCSACFDGNYPIELPGETALGKNVVEHMLATAARTGVPLQAANDNASALRRP; from the coding sequence GTGACTGGTCAGCAACTCGACGACGAGAACGAGCCGCGCGAGGAATGCGGCGTATTCGGGGTCTGGGCCCCAGGCGAGGACGTCGCCAAGCTCACCTACTACGGCCTCTACGCCCTGCAGCACCGCGGACAGGAAGCGGCGGGCATCGCCGTGTCCGACGGTTCGCAGATCCTGGTGTTCAAGGATCTCGGCCTGGTCAGCCAGGTGTTCGACGAGCAGACCCTGGCGGCGATGCCGGGCCATGTCGCCGTCGGCCACTGCCGCTACTCCACGACCGGGTCCACCACGTGGGAAAACGCCCAGCCGGTGTTCCGGAACACCGCCGCCGGGACCGGCGTCGCACTCGGCCACAACGGCAACCTGGTCAACACCGCCGAGCTGGCCGCCCGCGCCCGTGAGGCCGGACTGATCGACATGAAGGGTGCGCCGACGGCCACCACCGATTCCGACATTCTCGGAGCGCTCCTGGCGCACGGTGCCGCCGACGCCACTCTGGAGCAGGCCGCCCTGGAGCTGCTGCCGACCGTGCGCGGCGCGTTCTGCCTCACCTTCATGGACGAGAACACCCTCTACGCCGCCCGTGATCCGCACGGCGTGCGTCCGCTGGCACTGGGTCGCCTCGACCGGGGCTGGGTGGTGGCCTCCGAAACCGCCGCGCTCGACATCGTCGGCGCCTCGTTCGTCCGCGACATCGAACCCGGCGAGCTGCTGGCCATCGACGCCGACGGCGTGCGCTCCACCCGGTTCGCCAACCCCGAACCCAAGGGCTGTGTCTTCGAATACGTCTACCTGGCCCGTCCCGACAGCACACTGGTGGGCCGCTCGGTGCACGCCACGCGCGTCGACATCGGCCGGCGGCTGGCCCGCGAACACCCGATCGACGCCGACCTGGTGATCGGCGTCCCCGAGTCGGGAACGCCCGCCGCGGTGGGTTACGCGCAGGAATCCGGCATCCCGTTCGGTCAGGGCCTGATGAAGAACGCCTACGTGGGCCGCACCTTCATCCAGCCCTCGCAGACCATTCGGCAGCTGGGCATCCGGCTCAAGCTCAACCCGTTGCGCGAGGTCATCCGCGGCAAGCGGCTCATCGTCGTAGACGACTCGATCGTGCGCGGCAACACCCAGCGCGCCCTGGTCCGCATGCTGCGTGAGGCCGGAGCCCTCGAAGTCCACGTCCGGATCGCCTCGCCGCCGGTGCGGTGGCCCTGCTTTTACGGAATCGACTTCGCCACCCCGGCCGAGCTCATCGCCAACGCGGCATCCGCCGAGCACGAGGGCGAGATGCTCGAAGCGGTGCGGCACGCCATCGGTGCCGACAGCTTGGGCTACATCTCCCAGCAGGGCATGATCGCGGCCACCGAGCAGCCCGCCACCCGGTTGTGCTCGGCGTGTTTCGACGGGAACTACCCGATCGAGCTCCCCGGCGAGACCGCGCTGGGCAAGAACGTCGTCGAGCACATGCTCGCCACCGCGGCCCGGACCGGCGTCCCGCTGCAGGCGGCCAACGACAACGCGTCGGCCTTGAGACGTCCTTAA
- the purM gene encoding phosphoribosylformylglycinamidine cyclo-ligase, with product MTKGAEQHGIAEHNSISYASAGVDIEAGDRAVELFKPLAAKATRPEVRGGLGGFAGLFALRGGYREPVLAASTDGVGTKLAVAQAMDKHDTVGLDLVAMVVDDLVVCGAEPLFLQDYIAVGRTVPERVSAIVSGIAEGCIQAGCALLGGETAEHPGLMEPDHYDISATGVGIVEADNVLGPDRVRPGDVIIAMRSSGLHSNGYSLARKVLLEIDRMNLAGHVEEFGRTLGEELLEPTRIYAKDCLALAAETQVRTFCHVTGGGLAGNLERVVPHGLTAELDRGTWTPAPVFQMIAQRGRIERAEMEKTFNMGVGMVAVVAPEDTDRALAILTARHLDCWTLGTVKKGGKDSVRAQLVGQHPRF from the coding sequence ATGACTAAGGGCGCCGAACAGCACGGCATCGCCGAACACAACAGCATTTCGTACGCGTCAGCCGGAGTCGATATCGAAGCCGGTGACCGCGCTGTTGAACTCTTCAAACCCCTCGCCGCGAAGGCGACCCGTCCGGAGGTCAGGGGCGGTCTGGGCGGCTTTGCCGGACTGTTCGCCTTACGCGGCGGGTACCGCGAGCCGGTGCTGGCCGCCTCCACCGACGGGGTGGGCACCAAGCTCGCCGTCGCACAGGCCATGGACAAACACGACACCGTGGGTCTGGACCTGGTGGCGATGGTCGTCGACGACCTCGTGGTGTGCGGCGCCGAGCCGCTGTTCCTGCAGGACTACATCGCCGTGGGCCGCACCGTCCCGGAGCGGGTGAGCGCCATCGTGTCCGGCATCGCCGAAGGTTGCATCCAGGCCGGCTGCGCACTGCTGGGCGGTGAGACGGCCGAACACCCCGGCCTGATGGAACCCGACCACTACGACATCTCCGCGACCGGTGTCGGGATCGTCGAGGCCGACAACGTGCTCGGCCCCGACCGGGTCCGTCCCGGCGACGTGATCATCGCCATGCGCTCCAGCGGGCTGCACTCCAACGGCTACTCCCTGGCCCGCAAGGTGCTGCTGGAGATCGACCGGATGAACCTGGCCGGCCACGTCGAGGAGTTCGGCCGCACGCTCGGCGAGGAGTTGCTCGAGCCGACGCGCATCTACGCCAAGGACTGCCTGGCGCTCGCCGCCGAAACCCAGGTCCGCACCTTCTGCCACGTCACCGGTGGCGGCCTGGCCGGGAACCTGGAGCGGGTGGTGCCGCACGGGCTCACCGCAGAACTGGACCGCGGCACGTGGACGCCGGCACCGGTGTTCCAGATGATCGCCCAGCGCGGACGCATCGAGCGTGCCGAGATGGAGAAGACGTTCAACATGGGCGTCGGAATGGTCGCGGTCGTCGCCCCTGAGGACACCGATCGCGCGCTGGCCATCCTGACCGCACGGCACCTGGACTGCTGGACGCTGGGAACCGTCAAGAAGGGCGGCAAGGACAGTGTGCGCGCCCAGCTGGTCGGACAGCATCCGCGGTTCTAG
- the mshD gene encoding mycothiol synthase, with protein sequence MTELDWRTGLSEAEQTGIRALIAAAAAADGVAPVGDQVLRELAHDRTRHLLATDGADLVGYLNLAPAGDDDPPMAELVVHPQARRRGIGAALARAGLAEGTAGTRIWAHGNLEAARALAAALDLKPVRELLQMRRPLTDLPPVRTAEGVRIGTYAGPGDDAELLRVNNAAFSWHPEQGGWTEQDIAERRGEPWFDPEGLFEAFDERSGALLGFHWTKVHSPELGEVYVVGVDPSAQGRGLGSVLTLAGLHHLAGRSLATVLLYVEADNSAAVATYQNLGFEVFSVDVAYSAG encoded by the coding sequence GTGACCGAACTCGACTGGCGTACCGGGCTGTCTGAAGCCGAGCAGACCGGAATCCGTGCGCTCATCGCCGCAGCCGCCGCGGCCGACGGCGTCGCCCCGGTCGGCGATCAGGTGCTGCGCGAGCTCGCCCACGACCGCACCCGCCACCTGCTGGCGACCGACGGTGCAGACCTCGTCGGGTACCTGAACCTGGCCCCGGCCGGCGACGACGACCCGCCGATGGCCGAATTGGTGGTGCATCCGCAGGCCAGGCGGCGCGGCATCGGAGCCGCGCTGGCCCGTGCCGGGCTCGCTGAAGGGACCGCAGGCACGCGGATCTGGGCTCACGGCAACCTCGAGGCCGCCCGGGCGCTGGCGGCCGCGCTGGACCTCAAGCCGGTCCGCGAGCTGCTGCAGATGCGCCGCCCGTTGACCGACCTGCCGCCGGTGCGCACCGCAGAGGGAGTGCGGATCGGCACGTACGCCGGGCCTGGCGACGACGCCGAGCTGCTGCGGGTCAACAACGCCGCCTTCTCCTGGCATCCGGAACAGGGCGGCTGGACCGAACAGGACATCGCCGAGCGGCGCGGTGAGCCGTGGTTCGATCCGGAAGGACTTTTCGAGGCGTTCGACGAACGCAGCGGGGCACTGCTGGGTTTCCACTGGACGAAGGTGCACAGCCCTGAACTGGGCGAGGTCTATGTCGTCGGCGTCGATCCGTCGGCGCAGGGTCGGGGACTGGGCTCGGTGCTCACCCTGGCCGGTCTGCACCACCTGGCGGGCAGGTCTCTGGCGACGGTGCTACTTTACGTCGAGGCAGATAACTCGGCGGCTGTGGCGACCTACCAGAACTTGGGTTTCGAGGTGTTCAGCGTCGACGTGGCGTACTCCGCCGGTTAA
- a CDS encoding thioredoxin family protein, with protein MSSSMVLAIVVLIAALGIAYVIGRLITLRAGTLKAGEEAANVDTSGLGLSQTGPTVLHFSADWCGPCAGVRRVVDQVCAELPDVAHVEIDMDTNPEAARRLSVLSLPTTIIFDRDGRPRYRTSGVPKAADLRSALEPLLA; from the coding sequence ATGAGTTCTTCGATGGTGCTGGCGATCGTGGTGCTCATCGCCGCGCTCGGGATCGCCTACGTGATCGGCCGCCTGATCACGCTGCGCGCCGGCACGCTCAAGGCCGGCGAAGAGGCCGCCAACGTCGACACCAGCGGTCTGGGGTTGTCGCAGACAGGCCCGACCGTCCTGCATTTCTCGGCCGACTGGTGTGGCCCGTGTGCCGGAGTGCGACGCGTCGTCGACCAGGTCTGCGCCGAGCTGCCCGATGTTGCGCACGTCGAGATCGACATGGACACCAATCCCGAAGCCGCCCGGCGGCTTTCGGTCCTGTCGCTGCCCACCACCATCATCTTCGACCGGGACGGGCGGCCCCGGTACCGCACCAGCGGGGTTCCCAAGGCCGCTGACCTGCGCTCGGCGCTGGAACCACTGTTGGCCTGA
- a CDS encoding FABP family protein, translated as MTSDRDIPAEASVPEPGSGDRAVAAAAERAKATAARNIPVFDDLPLPADTANLRDGVELSDALLALLPLVGVWRGEGEGRDTHGDYRFGQQIVVSHDGGDYLNWDSRSWRLTESGEYDSPGLRETGFWRFVTDPDDPAGRDESQAIELLLAHSAGYVELFYGKPLTQASWELVTDALARSKSGLLVGGAKRLYGIVEGGDLGYVEERVDADGGLVPHLSARLSRFVG; from the coding sequence GTGACGTCCGACCGAGACATTCCAGCCGAGGCCTCCGTCCCGGAGCCGGGCTCCGGCGACCGAGCCGTAGCGGCAGCCGCCGAGCGGGCCAAGGCCACGGCCGCCCGTAACATCCCGGTCTTCGACGACCTCCCGCTGCCAGCCGATACGGCCAACCTGCGCGACGGCGTCGAACTCAGCGATGCGCTGCTGGCGCTGCTGCCGTTGGTCGGCGTCTGGCGCGGTGAAGGCGAAGGCCGCGACACCCATGGCGATTACCGGTTCGGCCAGCAGATCGTGGTCTCCCACGACGGCGGCGATTACCTGAACTGGGATTCCCGGTCCTGGCGATTGACCGAGTCGGGCGAATACGACTCCCCTGGCCTGCGCGAGACCGGCTTCTGGCGATTCGTGACCGATCCCGATGATCCGGCCGGGCGTGACGAATCCCAGGCCATCGAACTGCTGCTGGCCCATTCGGCCGGCTACGTCGAGCTGTTCTACGGCAAGCCCCTGACCCAAGCCTCCTGGGAGCTGGTCACCGATGCACTGGCCCGCAGCAAGTCCGGGTTGTTGGTCGGCGGCGCCAAGCGGCTCTACGGCATCGTCGAAGGTGGCGATCTGGGTTACGTCGAGGAACGTGTGGATGCCGACGGCGGGCTGGTACCGCACCTGTCGGCCCGGCTGTCACGGTTTGTCGGCTGA
- the ygfZ gene encoding CAF17-like 4Fe-4S cluster assembly/insertion protein YgfZ: MSALPSAVPAPEAGPDAGAVWHYGDPLGEQRAAAAGAILVDRSHRAVLTLTGKDRQTWLHSISSQHVSALPDGAVTENLSLDLQGRVEDHWIQTELGGTTYVDTEPWRGEPLLAYLRKMVFWADVQIEPVDMAVLSLLGPGLADEQVVEALGCGQLPQESTAVALPGGGFLRRPPGPGIELDLVVPREAVADYTRRLTGAGVRPAGVWAYEAHRVASGRPRLGVDTDERTIPHEVGWIGGPGIGAVHLDKGCYRGQETVARVHNLGKPPRMLVILQLDGSSERPVTGDVVTAGGRNVGRIGTVVDHADDGPIALALVKRGLPVDTELVAGAEAQAPAVIDPDSMPEADATAGAGRAAVERLRGR; the protein is encoded by the coding sequence ATGTCTGCACTCCCGTCAGCAGTTCCGGCACCTGAGGCCGGCCCCGACGCCGGCGCCGTCTGGCATTACGGTGATCCGCTCGGTGAACAACGGGCCGCAGCCGCTGGCGCGATCCTGGTGGACCGCTCGCACCGGGCGGTCCTGACGCTGACCGGCAAGGACCGTCAGACGTGGCTGCACAGCATCTCGAGTCAGCATGTCAGTGCCTTGCCGGACGGCGCGGTGACCGAGAACCTGAGCCTGGATCTGCAGGGCCGTGTCGAAGATCACTGGATTCAGACCGAGCTCGGCGGCACCACCTATGTGGACACCGAGCCGTGGCGGGGCGAACCACTGCTGGCCTACCTGCGCAAGATGGTGTTCTGGGCCGACGTGCAGATCGAACCGGTGGATATGGCGGTGCTGTCGCTGCTGGGACCCGGGCTGGCCGATGAGCAGGTCGTCGAGGCCTTGGGCTGCGGACAACTGCCGCAGGAGTCGACGGCGGTGGCGCTGCCCGGCGGGGGGTTCCTGCGCCGGCCGCCCGGCCCCGGCATCGAATTGGATCTGGTGGTGCCGCGCGAGGCAGTCGCCGATTACACGCGGCGGCTCACCGGCGCAGGCGTCCGGCCGGCCGGGGTGTGGGCGTACGAGGCACACCGGGTGGCGTCCGGGCGGCCCAGGCTGGGCGTCGACACCGATGAGCGCACCATCCCGCACGAGGTCGGCTGGATCGGTGGCCCCGGCATCGGGGCCGTCCATCTCGACAAGGGCTGCTATCGGGGCCAGGAGACCGTCGCGCGGGTCCACAACCTGGGTAAACCGCCCAGGATGCTGGTGATCCTGCAGCTCGACGGCTCCTCCGAGCGGCCAGTGACCGGCGATGTGGTGACCGCGGGCGGGCGCAACGTCGGCCGCATCGGCACGGTCGTCGACCACGCCGACGACGGCCCGATCGCATTGGCCCTGGTCAAACGGGGCCTGCCGGTCGATACCGAGCTGGTCGCGGGGGCCGAGGCGCAGGCCCCGGCCGTGATCGACCCGGATTCCATGCCGGAGGCGGATGCCACCGCCGGGGCCGGGCGCGCCGCGGTCGAACGGCTCCGCGGGCGTTAA
- a CDS encoding winged helix-turn-helix transcriptional regulator, giving the protein MDLLLLTVDPHPESVLPSLTLLAHTVRTAPTEVSSLLEAGSADVAIVDARTDLAAARGLCRLLGTTGTSVPVVAVINEGGLVAVNHEWGLDEILLPGTGPAEIDARLRLLVGRRGGGANQENVGKITLGELAIDEGTYTARLRGRPLDLTYKEFELLKYLAQHAGRVFTRAQLLQEVWGYDFFGGTRTVDVHVRRLRAKLGPEYESLIGTVRNVGYKAVRPSRGRTPAAEATGGADTGRDAADDDFDQADDDVDEPLAGRLPSQ; this is encoded by the coding sequence TTGGATCTGCTGCTACTGACCGTCGACCCGCACCCCGAGTCGGTCCTGCCCTCCCTGACCCTGCTGGCCCACACCGTGCGCACAGCACCGACAGAGGTGTCCTCGCTGCTGGAAGCGGGCAGTGCCGATGTGGCGATCGTCGACGCGCGTACCGATCTCGCGGCCGCTCGCGGCCTGTGCCGGCTGCTCGGGACGACCGGTACCTCGGTGCCCGTCGTCGCGGTGATCAACGAGGGCGGACTGGTGGCCGTCAACCACGAGTGGGGGCTGGACGAGATCCTGCTGCCCGGCACCGGCCCGGCCGAGATCGACGCCCGGCTGCGCCTGCTGGTGGGCCGTCGCGGCGGCGGCGCCAACCAGGAGAACGTCGGCAAGATCACCCTCGGTGAGCTCGCGATCGACGAGGGAACCTACACCGCACGCCTGCGCGGACGCCCCCTCGACCTCACCTACAAGGAATTCGAACTGCTCAAATACCTCGCACAGCACGCCGGGCGGGTCTTCACCCGGGCACAGCTGCTGCAGGAGGTGTGGGGCTACGACTTCTTCGGCGGCACCCGCACGGTCGACGTGCACGTCCGCCGGCTGCGCGCCAAGCTCGGCCCCGAGTACGAGTCGCTGATCGGCACCGTCCGCAACGTCGGATACAAGGCCGTGCGCCCGTCGCGCGGCCGTACCCCAGCCGCCGAGGCCACCGGCGGAGCCGACACCGGCCGGGACGCCGCCGACGACGACTTCGACCAGGCCGACGACGACGTGGACGAGCCGTTGGCCGGGCGGTTGCCCAGCCAGTGA
- a CDS encoding DUF3073 domain-containing protein, producing the protein MGRGRAKAKQTKVARELKYSSPNTDFSQLQRELSGSPDSGDVNDDTDEWSGEDDWRR; encoded by the coding sequence ATGGGCCGCGGCCGGGCGAAGGCAAAGCAGACCAAGGTGGCACGTGAGTTGAAGTACAGCTCACCGAACACCGACTTCAGTCAGCTCCAACGTGAGCTGTCGGGATCTCCCGATTCCGGTGACGTCAATGACGACACCGATGAATGGTCGGGTGAGGATGACTGGCGGCGCTGA
- a CDS encoding DUF4395 domain-containing protein, whose translation MSSTSTQPITDGRPAQVDVRGPRFAAWVTTAVLIATLLVAGVSAPAAAVLLGVQAVVFAIGAVGGPRAHPYGRLFATFVAPRLAPVSEREPVPPLKFAQLVGFVFAVVGTVGFAFGITALGLTATAFALVAAFLNAAFGICLGCQIYPLVARLRRPAIRVNQTA comes from the coding sequence ATGTCATCGACATCAACCCAGCCCATCACGGATGGCCGGCCCGCCCAGGTCGACGTTCGGGGTCCGCGGTTCGCGGCCTGGGTGACCACCGCGGTGCTGATCGCCACCCTGCTGGTCGCCGGGGTGAGCGCACCCGCGGCCGCGGTGCTGCTGGGTGTCCAGGCGGTGGTCTTCGCCATCGGCGCGGTCGGCGGCCCGCGCGCCCATCCCTACGGCCGGCTGTTCGCCACCTTCGTCGCCCCTCGGCTGGCTCCGGTCAGCGAGCGTGAGCCGGTGCCGCCACTGAAGTTCGCACAGTTGGTCGGCTTCGTGTTCGCTGTCGTCGGTACCGTCGGATTCGCTTTCGGCATCACCGCACTCGGCCTGACCGCCACGGCCTTCGCCTTGGTGGCGGCCTTCCTGAACGCCGCCTTCGGCATCTGCCTGGGCTGCCAGATCTACCCGCTGGTGGCGCGGTTGCGCCGTCCGGCAATCCGCGTGAACCAAACCGCCTGA
- a CDS encoding Ms5788A family Cys-rich leader peptide has translation MSARLELVLTKRRAVDLCRVAGCCCCCCC, from the coding sequence GTGTCAGCCCGCCTTGAGCTTGTGCTCACCAAGCGCCGCGCAGTGGATCTGTGCCGCGTCGCGGGTTGCTGCTGTTGTTGTTGCTGTTGA
- a CDS encoding sulfurtransferase, with amino-acid sequence MARSDVLVSTEWAGNNLDTPGVVFVEVDENTSAYDDEGHIPGAVKLDWKTDLQDSVKRDFVDQQQFSKLLSDKGISNDDTVILYGGNNNWFAAYAYWYFKLYGHADVKLLDGGRKRWELDARPLVKDAVSRPATSYSAKAPDNNIRAFRDEVIAAIGEKNLVDVRSPDEFSGKILAPAHLPQEQSQRPGHIPGAINVPWSKAANEDGTFKSDEELAKLYAAAGLDGEKETIAYCRIGERSSHTWFVLQELLGHQNVKNYDGSWTEYGSLVGAPIELGS; translated from the coding sequence ATGGCACGTTCCGACGTCCTGGTCTCGACCGAGTGGGCCGGGAACAACCTCGATACCCCCGGCGTGGTGTTCGTCGAGGTCGACGAGAACACCAGCGCCTACGACGACGAAGGCCACATCCCCGGCGCCGTCAAGCTCGACTGGAAGACCGACCTGCAGGACTCCGTCAAGCGTGACTTCGTCGACCAGCAGCAGTTCTCGAAGCTGTTGAGTGACAAGGGCATCAGCAACGACGACACCGTCATCCTGTACGGCGGCAACAACAACTGGTTCGCGGCCTACGCCTACTGGTACTTCAAGCTGTACGGCCACGCCGACGTGAAGCTGCTCGACGGCGGCCGCAAGCGCTGGGAGCTCGACGCGCGCCCGCTGGTCAAGGACGCCGTCAGCCGTCCCGCCACGTCGTACTCGGCCAAGGCACCGGACAACAACATCCGCGCCTTCCGCGACGAGGTCATCGCCGCGATCGGTGAGAAGAACCTGGTCGACGTGCGTTCGCCTGACGAGTTCTCCGGCAAGATCCTGGCCCCGGCGCACCTGCCGCAGGAGCAGAGTCAGCGCCCCGGACATATCCCGGGCGCCATCAACGTTCCGTGGAGCAAGGCAGCCAACGAGGACGGCACCTTCAAGTCCGACGAGGAGCTGGCCAAGCTGTACGCCGCGGCCGGCCTCGACGGCGAGAAGGAGACCATCGCCTACTGCCGGATCGGTGAGCGTTCCTCGCACACCTGGTTCGTGCTGCAGGAGCTGCTGGGACACCAGAACGTCAAGAACTACGACGGCAGTTGGACGGAATACGGCTCCCTGGTGGGCGCCCCGATCGAGTTGGGAAGTTGA